The Chiloscyllium plagiosum isolate BGI_BamShark_2017 chromosome 14, ASM401019v2, whole genome shotgun sequence genome segment tgtatgtatatatgaaTTACAGATTTTGAGAACTTTAATGTGCCAAAGGAACACAAACTTGATCACATTTGCCTGGCTGGTCTACCACTCATCTGTCTTGAGAAGGAAGAAGCTTTAATAGAAAAGGTGCTGAACAAAATCCCTTCACCTCCAAAATGGCCTTCACTTGTACAAGAATTCAGTAAGTACAGAATTTTGCTTTAAGGCTGGTGTTAATGCCAATCAAGAGTCCAGTATTTGCACTGAAGTTTCCTTTTGTATTGTCACTAAGCTCTCCACTGCTACCAATTGTTGCAATGATCAAGCCCAGACACTGCCAACCCCCTCATGAACAACCTTCCAGCTTGCTGCTAATGTCTTCACCCTATAACCTGAGGCTGTTCTTGCTATCTTGCACAGCTTATCTTAATCCTTGCTTACAGTGAGGCCTCTAGGGCAGGAGGAGCGAGGGTTAGTAAGCAGGAGGTAAATGGGATGGGGAGAAAAACTGACTTTTTTGTTTGCATTCCAATATAATTGTTTTCAATTTGCAGGACTGTTTTTTAATGTTTAAGATACTGTAAGACCTCAACAAAAACCTTTTGTCTGTAATGGAGAAAATACAATTTGCAAGAATGCAGTTACAATATCTAACAAGACTTTATGCAAAAGAATTGTTCATAATGTTGTCTTGTATTTGGAGAAATAATTTTTGCCTTTTGCTTAACCTTTGTAGGTTTGTTTGACTTCAACCCACATGCTGACATTTTGGCAGAGTTGGATGAAGTGGAATTACCAACAATTGAAGATGAATTCTGAAGATTTAGGAACTGAAATTTCATCTTACCTTTGGTATCAAATGTAAGCTGAAATTTATCTAGATATTGCAGTGTTTGGTTTTTGAATGCACTGTTTTAGTGTGGGAGAACTATTTACTACTTTTACTTTGAATAATGTACCCTATCCaatctttaaataaaaattcTGTGTAATGTAGCATTGCTATTTTGCTGTTAATAAACTGAATATAACTGAATTTTGACTACATTGGAATTTGACTGTTCCAGAATAGGGCATTTTGGAAAATCGCGAACTGCATtgactgtctgtgcagcctcttaAAGCCTGAGGTTTCAGATAAAGGAGCTTGTTTGGTCCCACTTAACTATTTCTCCCTTAATCTCTTGTTCGCCTCCACTTGTTTCCTGTCATCCTGTCCATTCCAATAATTGCCCCAGTTTTAGCTTTAGAGGGACCATTGCTTTTTGCACTATAACATGATTATCCTTCATGGATCTCCTGGGCCTTTAATGTAGATTTAATGAGAATTTTCTCATTTACCATTTGGAAGCTCAAGTCTAACTTGCCCTTCCATTATGCACTTGGCTTCAAGCTTAATATCTTTGAAGTTGTGCACTGCACTCCAACTTCAAGTGATCTTTCCGAGGTAACCCCTGTTTTATGCAAGCAAGtcgtgttttttttaacaagtgaCTCAATGTTCTGGAAACTATCTCAAATGCCTTTCTCCCTCGAGCAATACTGAAGATTTGAGGTGGAGAAATGAAAGGTGTAACACAGGACTGCATTTGCCATCAGGATCTTTGGGGGTGGGTGCAGTGCAGTGGTGTTATGTAGAGGTGTGgttttttcttttcacatcatTTGGCCTTGGGCAGATCAGAAAAACATGTGAATTTTCTTTATGCCTATGGAAGGAAACTATACTGTCTCAAATTGTCATTGAAACCTCCCTCTTCAATATAGCCATTTCAACAATTGCCTTTTTTCTAAATATCTAGATGAGCCCCCAGCTCCTAATGAAATCACAAGTTAACTTCCttgaatttttctttttgcaAAGGGTAGTTCAAAGCTTGCTTCTTTGACCAGTTGTCTTAATATTTTTGATCAATACCCAAGATTCTCAAAATTCACTTGTGAATACTTGTACCTCCTTTAAGATGACAATATTCATTAATTagatctcattgagtttttttcatgcagagggtggtatgcatagaatgagctgccagaggatgtggtggaggctggtacaattgcctcATTTAAggggcacttggatgggtatatgaataggaagggtttggagggatatgggctgggtgctggcaggtgagactagattgggttgggatatctggtcagcatggacaggttggacccgaagggtctgtttccatgctggacatctgacTCTAAGAATAGGAAAGACTACTCCATTACCTGGGGTTTTAATTGAATTACACATCAGACTTCAATGTTTCTCCCAGTCTCTTTGGGCAGACTGAGTTGGGAAGTTGTCTTGGGCCACTTATTCTTTGGTATCTCTACCACAAAGTTGTTGTGCTTTGTAATGAAATCTACAATTCAAGTAACACTTTTGCAGATTACTTTTTCAGCTGGCTCCAATTTTGTTAATCTTTTGAACTAGTCACAGCAAATATGGAAAATTTTTCTACAGATAAAAGCAAACCAGTTTCAGTACTGAACTGGAATAACTTTTATTTCAGAGCACAGTAGCTGTTCAAAGTGCATTAGTACTGTTTGAATTTGTGAGCTTCCTTTCCATGTTACCTATTACACTAAAAACATGTCATTAGGTTCCTGCTAGTTGGTTTTTTCCTCTTCTTCTGTGCCATGTCATACAAACAGTGACCAGTGAGTCTCCCATTATTGACTATTAAAGTTAAGGCTTATAAACTGTATTGTAGTTTTGCGAGACTACCTATACtgaagtctctctctctgccaagtGAGCTTCCAAAGATTTGGAAGATCTAAGTTGATTGGGTGGAAGGAATTAAACACTTGCCACAGTGAATGCAGGTGTGATCTTGGACAGACAAAGATCCCCAGTCCCAAAGtcatgctctcttccaacctgtcAAAGTGCCCAAGCTAATCATTTTAAAGATTAAGTTTAGCTCTCAAACAGGTAATGAACAAGGCCAATTGCTGATTTTTCAATATATTCCTTGCCTACTTTTGTGGCCTTTAAGTGTAGGAATGCCATTCTAAAGATCAGATTGCAGGCTTTACTGCACTTCTATGTTGTGGAAGTGCTgatgttggacaaggtcagaagtcacatgacaccagcttgTAGTCTAATAGGTTTACttaatcacaagtttttggagcaagtttcctgatgaagggcttttgcccgaaacgtcgatttcgctgatgctgcctgaactgctgtgctcttccagcaccactcatccagaacctggtttccaacatctgcagtcattgtttttaccaactttAAACGGGTTATCATTCACCgagaaataaatttaaataagaTGTATTCCTGTTTGGAGGCGAAACCTCGGATGGATTGTATCCGCAAtgaaaagataaagtcaccagcGTTCTATCCGACTTTCAAACTGCCTTCCAATTAAAGAcgagtggtttaacctgagagccaCAATGTTtcgggtgaggggagagattgagcgcATCTTCATTGGGTCGCCTCAGTCAGTGTGAAAATTAAACCTAacgcaattttaaaatgttgttttatttgaatttaaGCAATTTGCTTGAGCTGGGTATTTGCCCATGATTAAAGTGTACCCGCCAGACTCTGTTCaactccctgatgaagggcttatgctcgagaCGTCGACTCgcctcaaatgctgccttaagtgtgcttttccaacgccacacttttcaactctccgTTATATTCTGATAAAACTACAGATACTGAAGGAACTATGCACGTCTGGCAGTAATGTAAATTCGGTTGGTTGTGTTTTGCTCTCTCCACTTTGGAGATTTCACCTGAGGAACCTGCGTGTAATAACGCGAGATTTGACATGATAACTAACGCACCGCACATGCGTACATTCTCTTTTCACCAGCGGCCATTGACGACTCAGCTGGAGGGGTAGGATTGAGCTGTTGGTATCCGTTAACATCTGATTGTTTTCTAACTTAACTGTGGTAAAGTGATACTAGATATTGAGTTGGAGACCGAATACAATGTCATATGTAGTAATATTTTTTAGAAATAAGTATGGAGTGGAGTTAGATGGGAAGTATAATGTAAGAATCGGTGGGGCCTACAAAGCAGGCGGGGGATCTGGAGAGTCCGTGTTCCCCGGTATTACCCAGTTCCTGCTGGGCTCACTATCCCCCGGTGTCCCTCCACTGTCAAGGAAGCTGGTTTCAGGCCCACTGTAACAAGTCTTCTGATTGATGTACTACCACCTTACTTTACCTTGTATTTCAAAGCTCTGGTCTGATTTCTTTAACTCATGTTTTCCGAATTAACAACGAGCAGCTGGCTTAACTTTCGTGTTTCTTCTGTGTGCAGCCAACATGAAGTTCAACCCCTTTGTCACATCTTCCCGGAGGAAGAACCGCAAGAGACACTTTAATGCTCCATCTCACATTCGCAGGAAAATTATGTCCTCTCCACTCTCCAAGGAGCTGAGGCAGAAATACAATGTTCGCTCAATGCCCATACGCAAGGATGATGAGGTTCAGGTAAGTGAAGCAGACCCTAGACTTTAATGcacagaaagttttttttaaaaatgtgcacgTTAACATAAATGTATGGTTCCATTTATAGTGTTACCCAGCCTTTCTGTTTCAGATATTGATTGTAATGGGTTTCTAACATTTTAGCTTTTACACTTCATTCATGTCTGTGCAGATGCTATGGCTGTCATAATTATAATAGCAGAAATACATGGAGGGGAAAAAAGTATGAACCGGCATCTATAAAGTGAATGTGTCTTAAGTGTGCGTTTCAATGGAACCGATGTTGTCAGACTTCTGTATTTGGAATTCTCCCACTTTTTCTGAGAGAAAGTTAAGATGGTGCGGTTCagaatttctttcctttttaaccTTGTAGCGCTTTATTGGGTTTTTGAAGCATATTGATATAGAAGTATTACAGTGGATCTACGGTGTAATTTAGTATCAGTGGTAGGTAGTTTCTAGGTTGAAATAAATATTGACAATAgtaaacacagtggttagcactgctgcctcacagcgccagagacctggattcaattcccgcctcaggcgggaatttgcacgtctgtggagtttgcacgttctccccgtgtctgtgtgggttgcctccgtgctccagtttcctcccacggtccaaagatgtgcaggttaggtgaactggccatgctaaattgcctgtagtgttaggtgaaggggtaaatgtaggggaatgggtctgggtgggttgctctttggagggtcggtatggacttgttgggccgaagggcctgtttccacactgtatgtaatctaagtAAACGCTGTTTGGTATTGCTTTCTTGAAAGGTCAGGTGACCAGTTGTGCTGCTTCCATGGTTATATTTATGTCTGTTGGTCCCATGTCTGTCTTTGCACTCATGTACAATCTAGTACTTAGGTTTTCAGATGCCCAGTTAACATTCCcaaatcttcaaagtttgtgcgaagatttgtagctcgggtgctcgttgctgtggttctgttcgccgagctggaagtttttgttgcaaacgtttcgtcccctggctaggcgacatcatcagtgctgggtacccaatataccaaccacgacagcggacagctgaaactgacctctaggaattccctggctgttttctgtctggcttgccctatgatagtagtgttgtctcagtcgaattcatgttgcttgttgtctgcgtgtgtggctactaaggatagctgttcgtgtcgtttcgtggctagttgatgttcatgtatgcggattgttagctgccttcctgtcttcaaccggaagcggcagggacagaccactataaacaccggaggaaacatcaaagaagcgcttcgcaggaggctcccaagcactgatgatgtcgcccagccaggggacgaaacgtttgcaacaaaaacttccagctcggcgaacagaaccacagcattccCAAATCTAGTcagcattaattttgtttttttttgtggagcTTTGTTCTGGTTGTTTTGAGACTTTGACCTGTCACCTTCCACTTGACCTAGGAATCTTGATAGTGTTTATCATGGATGAGAAGACTTATTGACACTGCTTGGATAAATAAACTATCGTTGTTCTATTTTAACATATTCTACCCATCATCCAATTCCTTTATGTTTCCTTACCTGTATTTGCTGTGATAACCCAATATCTTGAATTCCTAGGTTTAAATTCCTGTGTCACTACTTAGCACTTTCTCAGACCCTTGTACTTCTGACTGTTAACTCTTCTGCATTCTCCCTTTGCTTCCTTATTGTTGACTGTTCCTCTGATCAACCAGGATGTATGATTCTAGAATTTCATCCCTTACCCCCTTAATGAGTCATTTCTCTTGTGACCCTCCATCAAAGCTCACCTCTCTGGCTAATCTTTCACCTATGTCTCCGAAAATTGCCTTAATTCAAATTTCCCTTTTATCTGCTTCCACGAAGTGCCTATGAATGTTTTCTTCATTAATTCTGCACATATTTATAAATTATGCATGTGTAATTTGAATATTcgtagaatccctccagtgtggaatcGGCCCATTTGTCATATTGAATCCTctaaagagaatcccaccacccAGTGCTTTCCCCTGCAAttctgcttttcccatggctaattcacttaactgaATATCCTGTTtcctaggcaatttagcatggccaatccacctaacctgcatatctttggactatgggaagaaacccacactgacatgggaagaatgtgtaaattccacatagagtcacccaaagctggaattaaacctgggtccctgatctgcgaagcagtgctaacctctgtgctgCTATTTGCGATCAATTTTAGGAATTACTCAAGAACACTATACTTCTTACTTCCAAAGTCATCAGGAATTCAAGAATAATTGTTTACCTTAAAACAATGAAACTGTTTCATCACATGATCAACTTAAAGCACAAATATTTTGGTTGATTCTGATATTTTGATCTTGAAAGAGTAGAGTTCCCATTAATTGCTAAAAGACAATCACATTGTTCAAATAAGCAACATTCAAATACCAGTGAAACAGCAAATTATAACTTGAATTATTATAATTCTAATATTTAAATTACATGTTCTATATTTATTATCTTGTATGCAGGTTGTCAGAGGACATTACAAGGGTCAACAGATTGGTAAAGTTGTCCAAGTATACAGAAAGAAGTATGTGATTTATATTGAACGTGTGCAGCGTGAAAAAGCCAATGGTACCACAGTTCATGTTGGCATTCACCCCAGTAAGGTAAGAATGACGGAATATTTTCTGGTTAATATCAGCAAGTGAATCTGTCTACGTAGTTATATGGACAGTCGAGTAACTAAACAGATGCCCTACTTTTGGGTTGATCGTTGTGAGGAGAACATTTTCAACAATACGTTGTAAGTTAATTCAACAATATGTCTAGATTTGAGCAGGTAACCAAAGCTGACTGCAGCATTCCTTGTACTGCATTGAAACAGAGTTAGTGGAGCCAGCTAAGGATGAGATCTTGCCTTAAGTGaaagtcagaaaaaaaatgtaattttttctTGGATAGCAGCATGGAAGTTCACTCAGAAACCTAGCTAATATTTCCTCAATAAACTGCCATTTCTGGTGTGGGGCCTTGTCCGCGAATTAATTAACTTGCTGTTTTCAAGGTATATTTCATATTTCAAAAACACTTGAAATTTTGAGTTATTGTGAATGTTCTGTCTTTCTACAATACTTAATGATCTTGGAATTTGTCATCCTCAAACTAACATAAGTTTATAGTTACTCAAAATGCTGACGTTTTGAGTTTTTTGTATAAACTAGTGGGTCACTTCAGGTTAGATCCATTGTTTATAGTTGCAGCTTTTGTTTACTGCAGAATCCAGTTTGAGTAAGCAACTGAAGTATCCATATATAGCTTTGTTTTAAGCAATTTTGTGATAAAGCCTTTAGCATACTGGCTAAAGGTTAGCTTCTATGGTAGTGGGTATCTCAGGAGGATGAAGAAATTAATTTACTCAATACCTCGAGCTGAAAATAACTGCTCTTATCGTTTCAACTCAAATACAGTCAGTTGCGTTCTAGTAcaaccctgtgttatagaaaaaatcacgctttagaaacagtacttaaaagtgttggcgatgtaatcacattacattttaaaagtttgtgcttcagAAATGGTGCCTCAGTTCGTCAATCATATTACAGCGAATTCAGGTTGACGAAACATGTTATAGCAGATTGACCTGTATTATGCTCTGATGATGGGGGGTATTCACGAAGCAGCACCTCTTCtgttagttatttaattgtctCTGACTAATCCTGTTCTagattgggactagattgggttgggatatttggttggcatggactgattggaccgaagggccttttcccatgctgtacatctctgactatgactctgtaagtaggccattcagcccctcaatcccaGTTGTAACAATTGTAATCTCAAATTCAGCTTTCAGTGCCAGCATATTTCTGttaagagtgaagggtaaggctggcaaGAGtaaggaaccctggatgactaGCTATTGAGGCCCTAGTCAACAAAATGGAGTCATATaacatagggcggcacggtggcacagtggttagcactgctgcctcacagcgccagagacccgggttcaattcctgcctcaggcgactgactgtgtggagtttgcacattctccccgtgtctgcgtgggtttcctccgggtgctccggtttcctcccacagtccaaagatgtgcaggtcaggtgaattggccatgctaaattgcccatagtgttaggtaaggggtaaatgtaggggtatgggtggtttgcgcttcggcggggcggtgtggacttgttgggccgaagggcctgtttccacactgtaaagtaatctaatctaatataggcAGTTGGGATCAagtgaaatctaatctaatataggcagttgggatcaagtgaatcccatGAGTCCAGAGGGTGTCCAAGTATACTTGAGAAAAATCTGGAGGGCGAAAAAGTGATAATAAGATGGCTTTGGTAGGAAAGGTAAAGGAGAATGCAGGGATTCTCCAAGTCTATGAAGAGCAAagagtaatgagggagagaagaTGGCTTCTTAAAGATAACAAGGTTGTCTATTTGCAGAGCCACAAAAGATGGAGGAGATCCTAACTGAATatttcttgtcagtatttactgttgagaAATGCATGGATGCGCCGCAACGTGGGGAAATAAACAGCGATGTTTTAAAGcatgtccatattgcagaagaGAAGGTCTTGCAGTCTTATAACACATtgtggtggataaatccctgagacctgatgaagtgtatcccaggatttTGTGGGAAGCAAGGATGGAAATTGTGGGCTTCAGAGTGAACTGTacgatgattggagggtggctaatgatgTGCCATTATTTAGAAAAGCTGCATGGAAATGCCTTgggaactacagactagtgagcgTAATGTCTGTGGTGGCTAAGTTGTTAGagtggattctgagagacaggatctacaggcatttggagaggcaaggactcattctgggtagtcagcatggctttgtgcatgggaaattctTACaattttgatttgagtttttttaagtGGTTACCAAAAAACTAGATGAGTATGGTGCGGTAGACATCTGCATGGACTTTaggttgttgagtaaggttaaatcgCATGGGATCCAGGTagagctagccaattgaataGAACGTTGGCTAGATgttcgaagacagagggtggtgaccaCACTGTGCCATAGGGACTCGTGTTCTTGaacatcatagaatccatacagtgtggaattaTTGTTCATCATTTATGGGATATcattggatgagaatttagaaggtatgcttagtaagtttgcaggtgacaccaagattggtggtatgatagacagtgaagaaggttaactggGAATGCAGGGGGATCATGATCAACTGGGCAGTGGACTGAGAAATGATAGGTGgattttaatttggatgaatgcaaGGTGTTTGATTTTGGTGGGCCAAACCAGGGCactgggtagtgttatagaacaaagagatggAGAGGTACAGTTTCATAGCTATTTGATAGTGGAGTCATAAGTAAATGGGGTGGTGTAGAAGGCTtacggcatgcttgctttcattagtcgaaccattgagtagaggagttgggatgaattgttgcagctgtacaagatgttgctgAGGCCACCGTACTATAGAAAGGGTCTTATTAAATCAGAaatagtgcagaaaagatttactaggatccTACATAAACTGGAAGGTTTGacttacaaggagaaagtgaggactgcagatgctggagatcagagcttaaaaatgtgttgctggaaaagtgcagcaggtcaggcagcatcaaaggaacaggagaatcggatgtttcgggcataagcccttcttcaggaatgaggagNNNNNNNNNNNNNNNNNNNNNNNNNNNNNNNNNNNNNNNNNNNNNNNNNNNNNNNNNNNNNNNNNNNNNNNNNNNNNNNNNNNNNNNNNNNNNNNNNNNNNNNNNNNNNNNNNNNNNNNNNNNNNNNNNNNNNNNNNNNNNNNNNNNNNNNNNNNNNNNNNNNNNNNNNNNNNNNNNNNNNNNNNNNNNNNNNNNNNcagaccatggcaacatgacacctggaggaagagcacctcatcttccacttaggaaccctccaaccacaagggatgaatgcagatttctccagtttcctcatttcccctccccccaccttttctctgtcccaaccctcagactcagcaccgccttcttgacctgcaatcttcttcccgacctctccagcctatcaccctcaccttaacctccttgcacctatcgtattcccaacgcccctccccaagtccttCCTAcctttatcttagtctgcttggcacaccctcctcattcctgaagaagggcttatgtctggaacgtcgattctcctgttcctttgatgctgcctgaccttcacttttccagcaacacatttttaaggtttgacttgtaaggagaggttggataggttgggactttttttccttACAGTATAGGAAAATAGGTTGACCTAACAGAGGcctctaaaatcatgagaggtagacAGCCGACAACTTGataggggagtctagaactgagggcatagttttaaagtgaggggagaggtacAAAAGAGTCAGGGGGGACCATTTTTCACATGAGGTGACAAATGTATGGAACAGGCTGACAGAAGTGGTCGTTgaagcgagtacaattttgtcaattAAGAAACGTTTacgggataggtatggagggatatggacgaaATGCAGGTAAATAGAACTAGTTTAATTATGAAAACTagacggcatggacaagttgggctgaaaggcctgtttccatgctgtagacctctgaccTCTCaagattcttgttaaacaaggAAACATCGATCTCTGTCTTCTAAATTTTCACAGACTCTGCTTTATGAGCATACAAAATCTCATTCAACTTTCTTGTTGTAAATGACCAAAGcatcttcccttgacattcagtggcattgcgACAGTGTAATCACCTACCATTAATATCCCATGGATTACCTTTGATCAGACACTTAACTGGACCCACCACATAAGCACTGAagctacaagagcaaatcagaggttTGTTACTCTGAAGCACGTAATCTGAATATTGATTTTTCTAAGGCTTTTCACAGACTTGCTTCTCTTCAAGTATTGCCAGACCTGTATctctagcaatttgtttttatttcaacttcTCAGTACTTCACTTCTATTTAGGTTTAATGAGAGTTGGATTTGTCAGCAAAGTGCATTGGACCAGTATTTGGGTTGTAAGGAATTTCCATCTTGAACACTTGGTTCTTAGTtcagtatggagaaagtgaggtctgcagatgctggagatcagagctgaaaatgtgttgctggaaaagcgcagcaggtcaggcagcatccagggaacaggagaatcgacgtttcaggcataagcccttcttcaggaatgaggaaagtttgtccagcaggcttgtattcagcctggagcttggtgaccagtggtgttctgtagggatctgttctggaacctctgttctttgtgatttttataaatgacttggatgaggaagtggaagggtgggtttgtaagtttgccggtgtcacaaaggttggtggagaggtggatggtgtggagggctgttgtagtttacaataggatattgacaggatgcagaactgggctgataagtggcactTAGATTTCAACctagtgtgaagtcattcattttggaaggtcaaatttgaattcaaaatgcagggttaaatacaggattcttggcaatgtggaggaacagaggaatcttggggtccatgtccatatatccttcaaaattgccacccaagctgatagggttgttaagaaggtgtatggtgtgttggcttttattatcaggggaattgagtttaagagctgtgggATTATGCTCCAGCTATAGAGAGCCCTAGTTTAATCACATCTGacgggggagtcacggagggagtggtctttacggaatgctggtaggggaggggagggaaatatatccttggtggtggggtccgtttggaggtggcggaaatgacggcggatgatgcgctgaa includes the following:
- the rpl26 gene encoding 60S ribosomal protein L26, producing the protein MKFNPFVTSSRRKNRKRHFNAPSHIRRKIMSSPLSKELRQKYNVRSMPIRKDDEVQVVRGHYKGQQIGKVVQVYRKKYVIYIERVQREKANGTTVHVGIHPSKVVITRLKLDKDRKKILERKAKSRQVGKDKGKYKEESVEKMQE